In Planctomycetota bacterium, the genomic window GTTATTCCTATCCGAGCCATCCGGCGAAATAACCCAGCAGAGGGGGGAAGAGCTTAATATTTCAAACGAAGCGCTTTCTTTGATAAGGCGGGGTTTATATGAAGTGGTCCATTCACCAGGCGGAACGGCAAACGGCCTGGGATTGAATGCGTTTCCGGTTGCCGGAAAGACAAGCACCGCGGAAACAGGGACCGCGACGATAGAGCGTTTGCCGCACGCCTGGTTTACCGGTTTTGCGCCCTACGACCCTTCAGATTCCTCAGGACGAACCGGCAAGCCGCGCTTTGCCTTTGTGGTAATGATTGAACAGGGCGGAAAAGGAAGCGCGACCTCGGTGCCCATTACCGCCGGTTTTATGGAGACCGCTTTGAACGTTGTCGGAGTGGAAACTTCCTCCGAAAAAGAGAAGGATGAGGAATAGAATACTAGATAACCGGGGGATCCCGACCGAAGTCGGGATAATCTGGTATTCTGATTCTCTGATGTTCTGATATACTGTAAAACATATGCCGCGCAGTTTAAATTCAGTCGTAATCATCCCGATGCTTCTACTTACATTAATAGGCATCATCGCCATCTGGAGCGCCGCGCCGGATGTTTCTGATAAGTTAACCGGCCTGTCCAGAATATTTGCCAATCAGGCGGTTAAGCAGATTGCTTTTACGCTCGTTGCGCTTCTAGCTTTCGGGATAATACTTCTGGTCAACTATTATAAACTGAAGGATTATACTTATGCGTTATACATCGGACTTTTGGTTTTGATTTTATTGCTGATAGCCTGGGGCCGGGTATCGCACGGAGCCCGTCGCTGGTTCCAGCTGGGGCCTTTTGCTTTGCAGCCATCAGAATTTATGAAAATCGTGCTGGTTCTTATGCTTGCCCGGATAATGATGCATAAGCGCAATGTCGAACGCTTCAGGGATTTATTTGTCCCTTTGATTGTTACGCTCATTCCTTTCGGACTGGTTTTTCTCCAGCCCAGTTTAGGGACGGCCCTTTTGTTTCTGCCTACATTTGTCGTGATGGTTTTTGTTTCAGGAACGCCTGCCAGGAATATTATTATTATGTTTGTCGTTATCGCAATTATTGCCCCGATAGGGTATTTCTTTGTGCTTAAGGATTACCAGCGTTACCGTTTGCTCGGATTTCTTACCCCATCAACGATACCTTCGAGCGAAGGTTTCCAGTTGATTCAATCCAAAGTGGCAGTTGGCTCGGGAAGCATCATCGGGCGCGGATGGGGAGAAGGTGATTCTTCCGGTTCACTCTTCGTTCCGGAACGGCATAATGATTTTATCTTTACCACCATAAGCGAGGAATGGGGCTTCGTCGGGAGCTCGCTGGTGATTGTTTTATACCTGATAATGTATCTGGGGGCGGTTTTTATCGCTTATAATACCAGGGAGCCTTTCGGGCGGCTTGCTATACTCGGTTTGGTCACCTATTTAACGGCGCAGACTTTTATCAATATCGGAATGACGATAGGGTTTGCGCCGATTACGGGCTTGCCCATGCCTTTCGTCAGTTACGGAGGTTCTTCGCTTCTTTCTTCTTATATTGCCATGGGATTGATTGTCAATATCGGGGTGAACCAGCTTCCTTCATTTGCCTCAAGGGATTTTGAATAAAGCCGGGTTGGTTACTCGTATCTTAAAGCTTCTATAGGATTAAGCCGGGATGCCCTCCATGCCGGGAAAAAACCGAAGAATATCCCGACTGCTGCAGAGAAAACAAAAGCCAGGACAGCCGATTGCGCCGAAACCAGGACGGGCCAGCCGTTGGAATTAGCGATGATTTGCGCTGCAGTGCCGCCAAGGATTATCCCGAAAATGCCCCCAATTCCGGCCAGGACCATGGCTTCCACCAGGAATTGTAATAAGATATCCTTGCTGCGTGCGCCGACTGCCATGCGCAGCCCGATTTCGCGCGTCCGTTCCGTAACCGAGACGAGCATGATATTCATGATGCCGATTCCGCCGACAATCAGTGAAATAGAGGCGATTACCGCCAAAAGGAGTGTCATCAGGGTTGAAGTGCTGGTGATAGCCTCGGTTATTTCTGCCGTATCAACGATGCTGAAATCGTCGTCGGTTCCTTCTCCCAGTTTGTGGCGTTGCCGTAAAATGGATGTAATATCGGCTTTAGCAGGCTCGATTGTTTTTATCGAGGTGGCGCTGACCAGGAGCTGGTTGACGCTGTTAAAAGAACCTCTCTGTAGAAAGCGGCTGACCGATGACCAGGGGGCGATGATTACATCATCCTGGTCCTGCCCGAAAGCGGCGCTTCCTTTCTTTTCCATCAAGCCTATTATCCTGAAAGGCATATTTCTGATGCGGATTGTTTTTCCGACAGGCGATTCCGTATTGAATAATTCCTTGGCGACCGTCGCGCCGACAACGCATACTTTAGAAGCGGCTTTGACATCCGAATCGGTAAAAAAGGCGCCTTCTTTTACCTGCCAATTCCTTACTTCCAGATAACTCGGAGAGACGCCGCTCACGCTGACGCCCCAGTTTTTATCCTGATAAATTGCCTGGCCGCCTGCCCGGACCATGGGAGAGACCGCTTTGACGTAAGGGCATTCATTCATAATCGCATCGGCATCCTGCGCTGTCAGCGTGGAGCGGGTGCCGGCGCCGAAGTGGAATCCTCCGGAAGAGGCGCTGCCCGGAAATATCATCAGGATGTTATCGCCCATGCTGCTGATTTGTTCTTCTATCATCACGGTGGCTCCCTGGCCGACCGCCACCACTGCAATTACCGCGGCAATGCCGATG contains:
- the rodA gene encoding rod shape-determining protein RodA, whose protein sequence is MPRSLNSVVIIPMLLLTLIGIIAIWSAAPDVSDKLTGLSRIFANQAVKQIAFTLVALLAFGIILLVNYYKLKDYTYALYIGLLVLILLLIAWGRVSHGARRWFQLGPFALQPSEFMKIVLVLMLARIMMHKRNVERFRDLFVPLIVTLIPFGLVFLQPSLGTALLFLPTFVVMVFVSGTPARNIIIMFVVIAIIAPIGYFFVLKDYQRYRLLGFLTPSTIPSSEGFQLIQSKVAVGSGSIIGRGWGEGDSSGSLFVPERHNDFIFTTISEEWGFVGSSLVIVLYLIMYLGAVFIAYNTREPFGRLAILGLVTYLTAQTFINIGMTIGFAPITGLPMPFVSYGGSSLLSSYIAMGLIVNIGVNQLPSFASRDFE
- a CDS encoding ABC transporter permease is translated as MSLFLTLKVALRALIRNKVRSILTMLGIIIGIAAVIAVVAVGQGATVMIEEQISSMGDNILMIFPGSASSGGFHFGAGTRSTLTAQDADAIMNECPYVKAVSPMVRAGGQAIYQDKNWGVSVSGVSPSYLEVRNWQVKEGAFFTDSDVKAASKVCVVGATVAKELFNTESPVGKTIRIRNMPFRIIGLMEKKGSAAFGQDQDDVIIAPWSSVSRFLQRGSFNSVNQLLVSATSIKTIEPAKADITSILRQRHKLGEGTDDDFSIVDTAEITEAITSTSTLMTLLLAVIASISLIVGGIGIMNIMLVSVTERTREIGLRMAVGARSKDILLQFLVEAMVLAGIGGIFGIILGGTAAQIIANSNGWPVLVSAQSAVLAFVFSAAVGIFFGFFPAWRASRLNPIEALRYE